A genomic segment from Marinobacter subterrani encodes:
- a CDS encoding type IV pilus twitching motility protein PilT, whose translation MDITELLAFSAKQGASDLHLSAGLPPMIRVDGDVRRINLPPMEHKEVHGLIYDIMNDKQRKDYEEFLETDFSFEVPGVARFRVNAFNQNRGAGAVFRTIPSKVLTMEDLGMGQVFKDISSVPRGLVLVTGPTGSGKSTTLAAMIDYINDTRYEHVLTIEDPIEFVHDSKKCLVNQREVHRDTLGFNEALRSALREDPDIILVGELRDLETIRLALTAAETGHLVFGTLHTTSAAKTIDRVVDVFPAEEKSMVRSMLSESLQAVVSQTLMKKMGGGRIAAHEIMIGTSAIRNLIREDKIAQMYSSIQTGASLGMQTLDQCLERLLQKGLISREAARAKAKMPDNF comes from the coding sequence TGCCCCCGATGATTCGTGTTGATGGTGATGTTCGTCGCATCAACCTCCCGCCCATGGAACATAAAGAAGTCCACGGGCTGATCTACGACATCATGAACGACAAGCAGCGCAAGGACTACGAAGAATTCCTGGAAACCGACTTTTCCTTCGAAGTGCCGGGTGTCGCCCGCTTCCGGGTTAACGCCTTCAACCAGAACCGCGGCGCCGGTGCGGTGTTCCGGACCATCCCTTCCAAAGTTCTGACCATGGAAGACCTGGGCATGGGCCAGGTGTTCAAGGACATCTCATCGGTGCCCCGGGGGCTGGTTCTGGTGACCGGCCCGACCGGCTCCGGTAAGTCCACCACGCTGGCCGCGATGATCGACTACATCAACGACACCCGTTACGAACACGTCCTGACCATTGAAGACCCCATCGAATTCGTGCACGACTCCAAGAAATGTCTGGTCAACCAGCGGGAAGTGCACCGGGATACCCTGGGCTTCAACGAAGCGCTGCGTTCGGCGCTGCGGGAAGATCCCGACATTATCCTGGTCGGTGAGCTCCGGGACCTCGAGACCATCCGTCTGGCACTCACTGCTGCAGAAACCGGCCACCTGGTGTTCGGCACCCTGCACACCACCTCCGCCGCCAAGACCATTGACCGGGTTGTCGACGTATTCCCGGCCGAAGAAAAGTCCATGGTCCGGTCCATGCTGTCGGAATCCCTGCAGGCGGTTGTGTCCCAGACCCTGATGAAAAAGATGGGGGGCGGCCGGATTGCGGCTCACGAGATCATGATTGGTACCTCGGCAATCCGGAACCTGATCCGCGAAGACAAGATTGCGCAGATGTATTCGTCGATTCAGACGGGTGCGTCTCTGGGCATGCAGACCCTCGACCAGTGTCTGGAGCGGTTGCTGCAGAAAGGCCTGATTTCCCGCGAAGCGGCGCGGGCCAAGGCGAAGATGCCCGATAACTTTTGA
- a CDS encoding PilT/PilU family type 4a pilus ATPase, which produces MEFEKLLRLMVEKGGSDLFITAGVPPSMKVNGKVLPVTKNALTPEQTREFVYGSMNDKQRAEFEETHECNFAISARGIGRFRVSAFFQRNLCGMVLRRIEVKIPQIDDLSLPAVVKDLAMTKRGLIMFVGATGTGKSTSLAAMLGHRNRNSRGHIISIEDPIEFVHQHQGCIVTQREVGIDTESFEVALKNTLRQAPDVILIGEVRTRQTMEYSVQFAETGHLCLATLHANNANQALDRIIQFFPPEQHNQIWMDLSLNLRAIVAQQLVPTPDGKGRKAVIEVLINTPLVADLIRKGEVHRLKELMAKSNESGMQTFDQALYQLYAEGSITYEDALAHADSANDLRLMIKLGADAQGADKLSSSVDRLSIQDD; this is translated from the coding sequence ATGGAATTCGAAAAACTGTTGCGGCTGATGGTGGAAAAGGGCGGTTCGGACCTGTTTATTACCGCAGGTGTGCCGCCGAGCATGAAGGTGAACGGGAAAGTGCTGCCGGTCACCAAGAACGCGCTGACCCCCGAGCAAACGCGGGAGTTCGTCTACGGCTCGATGAATGACAAGCAGCGGGCCGAGTTTGAGGAAACCCACGAGTGTAACTTTGCGATCAGCGCCAGGGGTATTGGCCGCTTCCGGGTCAGCGCGTTCTTCCAGCGCAACCTGTGCGGCATGGTGCTGCGCCGGATCGAGGTGAAGATTCCGCAGATCGACGATCTCTCGCTGCCGGCAGTGGTCAAGGATCTGGCCATGACCAAGCGCGGCCTGATCATGTTTGTCGGCGCGACCGGTACCGGTAAGTCGACCTCGCTGGCGGCTATGCTGGGGCACCGTAACCGCAACAGCCGTGGCCACATTATCTCTATCGAGGATCCGATCGAATTCGTGCACCAGCACCAGGGCTGTATCGTGACCCAGCGGGAAGTGGGCATTGATACCGAAAGCTTTGAAGTTGCCCTCAAGAACACCCTGCGGCAGGCGCCGGATGTGATTCTGATTGGTGAGGTGCGAACCCGCCAGACCATGGAGTACTCGGTGCAGTTCGCCGAAACCGGCCATTTGTGCCTGGCTACCCTGCACGCTAACAACGCCAACCAGGCGCTGGACCGTATTATCCAGTTTTTCCCGCCGGAGCAGCACAACCAGATCTGGATGGATCTGTCCCTGAACCTTCGGGCCATCGTGGCCCAGCAGCTGGTTCCAACGCCTGATGGCAAGGGCCGGAAAGCGGTTATCGAGGTACTGATCAATACCCCGCTGGTAGCGGACCTGATCCGCAAAGGGGAGGTCCATCGCCTGAAGGAACTGATGGCCAAATCCAACGAATCCGGCATGCAGACCTTTGACCAGGCGCTTTATCAGCTCTACGCTGAGGGTTCGATCACCTATGAAGATGCGTTGGCGCATGCGGATTCCGCAAACGATTTGCGTCTGATGATCAAGCTGGGTGCGGATGCGCAGGGCGCTGACAAACTGTCCTCGTCGGTGGACAGGCTCTCGATTCAGGATGATTGA
- a CDS encoding OmpP1/FadL family transporter, giving the protein MYKKSSTLAQAVRLTTLAVVAAPAGALAGGFSLNEQSASAMGTANAGAAANPENATTVLFNPAGMSQLSGTNISFGAAVLDIDAEANPGSISVTRQVPGIPVQPAKAGGDIADPAVLPNFYLTHEVSNTIDVGFGIHAPYGLAADYEEGFAGRFFADKTELTAIAFTPSISVNNGNGLSMGAGINLIYAEGRLSRYQDVTGIAYRDAYKQAIAGGAGAQAAQQVAATTAAGAARYEPYADIEGDDVGATFRVGFLYELSDMTQIGLSAQTGTELNLEGDATISNFPILTAPGQTTTLTEKVRVPLAIPESATLGLRHRVNDEFTLLAGATYAKWSRFEELDVISQRSTPGEVSSVSGYPYISHVTEKWNNTWQFNLGGIWQATPEWALKAGYAWDESPVNEKYVTARIPSEDRHWLTLGAQWKDVRSGWTVDAAVGTLLFSGDAKVDDREYTHDNPTQPATPARYQATYDLSAWSAALQVSKAF; this is encoded by the coding sequence ATGTACAAAAAATCCTCAACCCTTGCACAAGCAGTACGCCTGACCACGCTTGCGGTCGTGGCCGCACCCGCCGGTGCTCTGGCTGGCGGCTTTTCCCTGAATGAGCAGAGCGCCAGCGCCATGGGCACCGCCAATGCCGGTGCCGCCGCCAATCCCGAGAATGCCACCACCGTTCTGTTTAACCCCGCTGGTATGAGCCAGTTGTCCGGCACCAATATTTCCTTTGGTGCGGCGGTTCTGGATATTGATGCCGAGGCGAATCCGGGCTCTATTTCTGTCACTCGCCAGGTCCCGGGAATTCCCGTTCAACCAGCTAAAGCTGGCGGTGATATTGCTGATCCGGCAGTTTTGCCAAATTTCTACCTGACCCACGAAGTCAGCAATACCATTGATGTGGGCTTTGGTATCCATGCCCCCTATGGCCTGGCGGCTGACTATGAGGAAGGTTTTGCCGGGCGCTTTTTTGCCGACAAAACCGAGCTGACGGCTATCGCCTTCACGCCATCGATATCTGTCAACAACGGCAATGGATTGTCCATGGGTGCCGGCATTAATCTGATTTATGCGGAGGGTCGCCTGTCTCGGTATCAAGACGTGACCGGGATTGCATACAGGGATGCTTATAAGCAGGCCATTGCTGGAGGTGCCGGGGCGCAGGCCGCGCAGCAAGTTGCGGCGACTACGGCTGCTGGAGCAGCACGCTATGAGCCATATGCCGACATCGAAGGCGACGATGTTGGGGCCACCTTCCGAGTTGGTTTTCTCTATGAGCTGTCGGATATGACACAGATCGGCCTGAGTGCCCAGACCGGCACCGAGCTCAATCTGGAGGGCGACGCCACCATTTCTAATTTCCCGATTTTGACCGCTCCGGGCCAGACCACCACGCTGACGGAGAAGGTTCGGGTGCCGTTGGCCATTCCGGAGAGCGCGACCTTGGGCCTGCGCCACCGGGTTAATGATGAGTTCACTCTGCTTGCCGGCGCAACTTACGCCAAATGGAGTCGCTTTGAGGAGCTGGATGTTATCAGCCAACGGTCTACGCCTGGAGAGGTGTCGTCGGTTTCGGGCTACCCGTATATCAGTCATGTGACCGAAAAGTGGAACAACACCTGGCAATTCAACCTCGGTGGCATCTGGCAGGCGACTCCGGAGTGGGCCTTGAAGGCCGGTTATGCCTGGGATGAATCGCCGGTCAATGAGAAGTATGTGACGGCCCGGATTCCCTCTGAGGATCGGCACTGGTTGACGCTCGGCGCCCAATGGAAAGACGTTCGCAGTGGTTGGACGGTGGACGCTGCCGTGGGAACTCTATTGTTCTCCGGGGATGCCAAAGTGGACGACCGGGAGTATACCCACGACAACCCGACCCAGCCTGCCACGCCAGCCAGGTATCAGGCTACCTACGATCTCAGCGCCTGGAGTGCGGCATTGCAGGTCAGCAAGGCCTTTTAA
- the polA gene encoding DNA polymerase I has protein sequence MTSKNTPPVVLVDGSSYLFRAYHALPPLTTSKNHPTGAIKGVISMIRRLEQDFPGSKMVVVFDAKGKTFRHELYEEYKANRPPMPEDLACQIEPIHEIVKAMGLPLLTVTGVEADDVIGTLADEATSKGIDVVVSTGDKDMAQLVSNHVTLINTMTETRMDRDGVVEKFGVTPEQIVDYLALVGDKVDNIPGVNKCGPKTAVKWLQTYDNLDNLVEHADEIKGKIGEYLREATETLPLSRELATIRTDVQLDFGLEDLKLREQDDSQLLELFREYELRSWIAELEDGEKSQTPAGTSASDKPAPETAKAYSVITDQDELDQWLQRLKSADLFAFDTETTSLRYMDAEIVGVSFAIKPGEAAYVPLAHDYMGAPEQLDRDAVLAQLKPLLEDPGLAKVGQNLKYDKNVLANHGITLEGIAEDTMLESYVLNSVGSRHDMDSLAMHYLGEKTISFESIAGKGARQLTFNQIELEKAAPYAAEDADITLRLHRVLKPKLQETGRLASVYEEIDLPLVPVLSRMEQRGTLISASTLRQHSQELAERLAQLEKEAHQVAGETFNLGSTKQLQAIFYEKMGLPVVKKTPKGAPSTAEPVLQELAHDYELPRLILEHRSLSKLKSTYTDTLPGLIHHRTGRVHTSYHQAVTATGRLSSSEPNLQNIPIRSEQGRRIRQAFIAPEGYKLVAADYSQIELRIMAHLSGDKGLLDAFENGEDIHKATAAEVFGVSLDEVSGDQRRSAKAINFGLIYGMSAFGLSRQLDVERKVAQQYIDRYFERYPGVLRYMDNIRKQAHDDGFVETLFGRRLYLPDINARNKQMQQAAERTAINAPMQGTAADIIKRAMVDVENWLLRDHADEARMTMQVHDELILEVKESALEKVREGLVKRMSAAAKLDVPLLVEAGAGDNWDQAH, from the coding sequence ATGACCAGCAAAAACACCCCACCAGTGGTTCTTGTGGACGGATCGTCCTATCTTTTCCGTGCTTATCATGCACTTCCACCGCTTACTACGAGCAAGAACCACCCCACCGGCGCGATAAAAGGTGTGATCAGCATGATCCGTCGCCTGGAACAGGATTTCCCGGGCTCGAAAATGGTGGTGGTGTTTGATGCCAAGGGCAAAACATTCCGGCACGAGCTTTATGAAGAGTACAAGGCAAACCGCCCGCCCATGCCGGAGGATCTGGCCTGCCAGATTGAACCGATCCATGAAATCGTCAAGGCCATGGGGCTGCCACTGCTTACGGTAACCGGCGTTGAGGCAGACGACGTGATCGGCACCCTGGCCGATGAAGCCACCAGCAAGGGCATTGATGTGGTGGTCTCGACCGGTGACAAAGACATGGCGCAACTGGTCAGCAACCATGTCACGCTGATCAATACCATGACCGAAACCCGGATGGACCGGGACGGCGTGGTGGAAAAGTTCGGCGTTACCCCTGAGCAGATTGTCGACTACCTGGCCCTGGTGGGCGACAAGGTGGACAACATTCCCGGGGTTAACAAGTGCGGGCCAAAGACTGCGGTGAAATGGCTGCAGACCTACGACAACCTCGACAACCTGGTTGAGCACGCTGACGAGATCAAGGGCAAGATCGGCGAGTATCTGAGGGAGGCTACCGAAACCCTGCCACTGAGCCGCGAACTGGCCACCATCCGCACCGATGTGCAGCTGGACTTTGGTCTGGAAGACCTGAAACTGCGGGAACAGGATGATTCGCAATTGCTGGAGCTGTTCCGGGAATACGAACTCCGTAGCTGGATTGCCGAACTGGAAGACGGGGAAAAATCGCAGACTCCGGCGGGCACATCCGCCAGTGACAAGCCGGCACCGGAGACCGCGAAGGCTTACAGTGTTATCACCGACCAGGACGAACTCGACCAGTGGCTGCAGCGCCTGAAGTCCGCCGACCTTTTCGCCTTTGATACCGAAACCACCAGCCTGCGGTACATGGACGCCGAGATCGTTGGTGTGTCCTTCGCCATCAAACCGGGTGAGGCGGCCTATGTTCCGCTCGCCCACGACTACATGGGCGCTCCCGAGCAGCTCGACCGAGATGCCGTGCTGGCGCAACTCAAACCGCTTCTGGAAGATCCCGGTCTGGCCAAGGTCGGGCAGAACCTGAAATACGACAAGAACGTTCTGGCCAATCACGGCATTACCCTGGAGGGCATTGCCGAGGACACCATGCTTGAATCCTACGTTCTCAACTCCGTGGGCAGCCGACATGATATGGACAGCCTCGCCATGCACTACCTCGGCGAGAAGACCATCAGCTTTGAGTCCATTGCCGGCAAAGGCGCCAGGCAGCTCACCTTCAACCAGATTGAACTGGAAAAGGCCGCGCCCTATGCCGCCGAGGATGCGGACATCACCCTGCGTCTGCACCGGGTTCTGAAGCCAAAGCTGCAGGAAACCGGTCGGCTGGCGTCGGTTTATGAGGAAATCGACCTGCCTTTGGTGCCTGTACTCTCTCGCATGGAGCAGCGCGGCACCCTGATCAGCGCCAGCACCCTGCGCCAGCACAGCCAGGAGCTGGCCGAACGCCTGGCCCAACTGGAAAAGGAGGCTCACCAGGTTGCCGGCGAAACCTTCAACCTGGGTTCCACCAAGCAGCTCCAGGCGATTTTCTACGAGAAAATGGGCTTGCCGGTGGTCAAGAAGACCCCGAAGGGCGCCCCGTCAACCGCTGAGCCGGTATTGCAGGAGCTCGCCCATGACTACGAGCTGCCCCGGCTGATCCTTGAGCACCGGAGCCTGAGCAAACTCAAATCCACCTATACCGATACCCTGCCCGGGCTGATTCACCATCGCACCGGCCGGGTTCACACTTCCTATCACCAGGCAGTCACGGCCACCGGCCGGCTGTCATCTTCCGAGCCCAATCTGCAGAATATCCCGATCCGCAGCGAGCAGGGCCGGCGGATACGCCAGGCCTTTATCGCACCGGAAGGCTACAAGCTGGTAGCCGCCGACTATTCCCAGATCGAACTGCGGATCATGGCCCACCTGTCGGGTGACAAGGGGCTGCTGGATGCCTTCGAGAACGGCGAGGATATCCATAAGGCGACGGCCGCGGAAGTCTTCGGTGTGAGTCTGGACGAGGTTTCGGGGGATCAGCGTCGCAGTGCCAAGGCCATCAACTTCGGGCTGATCTACGGTATGTCCGCCTTCGGCCTGTCACGCCAACTGGACGTCGAACGCAAAGTGGCCCAGCAATACATCGACCGGTATTTCGAGCGCTACCCCGGGGTACTCAGGTACATGGATAACATTCGAAAACAGGCCCACGACGACGGCTTTGTGGAAACCCTTTTCGGGCGCCGCCTTTACCTGCCCGACATCAACGCCCGCAACAAGCAGATGCAGCAGGCGGCCGAGCGCACTGCCATCAATGCGCCCATGCAGGGCACCGCGGCGGATATCATCAAGCGGGCCATGGTGGATGTGGAGAACTGGCTACTCCGGGATCATGCCGATGAGGCCCGGATGACCATGCAGGTCCACGATGAACTGATTCTGGAGGTGAAGGAATCCGCGCTGGAGAAGGTGCGGGAGGGACTGGTAAAGCGCATGTCTGCAGCTGCGAAGCTCGATGTTCCGCTGCTGGTGGAAGCCGGCGCCGGTGACAACTGGGACCAGGCGCACTGA
- a CDS encoding DUF2782 domain-containing protein: protein MKRIARSALLLACLPLAGLAQEQGALNETPVETPKEPVVVSDYQPASNGPEIVIRPGKNEVFYEYRVNGQLMEIKVVPEVGPEYYLVPADGGGWIREAESDMLIPSWVIFRW, encoded by the coding sequence ATGAAACGAATCGCCCGTTCCGCTCTGCTGCTCGCTTGCTTGCCTCTGGCTGGTCTGGCGCAGGAGCAGGGCGCGTTAAACGAGACGCCGGTCGAGACACCGAAAGAGCCTGTTGTCGTCTCGGATTACCAGCCGGCGAGTAACGGCCCGGAAATTGTCATCAGGCCGGGCAAGAACGAAGTGTTCTACGAATACCGGGTCAATGGCCAGCTTATGGAAATCAAGGTGGTACCGGAAGTCGGCCCGGAATATTACCTGGTGCCTGCCGACGGCGGTGGCTGGATCCGGGAAGCCGAGTCCGACATGCTGATACCCAGTTGGGTAATTTTTCGCTGGTAA
- a CDS encoding DUF4124 domain-containing protein yields the protein MANRLTKVSARACACALILGMASHAAANMYRYTDQNGQIVISGTIPQEATKRGYDILSDNGRVIEVIPPAPTDAEIAAREAEKQRQKELAEQREKDRLLLKRYSHPDQAVKAMYRKIRELEGLIQLKQGNISVISSQLDNEQSRAADMERAGREIPEATLEKIRRLGLQIRELEQEIAAQNREIEELREAFEADIKRLEEVTGEQRTLPLEPASKAN from the coding sequence ATGGCCAATCGTCTGACCAAAGTTTCAGCCAGGGCTTGTGCATGTGCGCTTATTCTGGGCATGGCCAGCCATGCTGCAGCCAACATGTACCGTTACACCGATCAAAACGGCCAGATTGTGATCAGCGGCACCATTCCTCAGGAAGCCACCAAGCGGGGCTACGACATTCTCAGCGACAATGGCCGGGTGATTGAAGTGATTCCTCCGGCGCCTACCGATGCGGAGATTGCCGCCCGGGAAGCGGAAAAGCAGCGCCAGAAGGAACTGGCCGAGCAGCGCGAGAAAGACCGGCTGCTGCTCAAGCGCTACAGCCATCCGGATCAGGCCGTGAAAGCGATGTACCGGAAGATCCGGGAGCTCGAGGGCCTGATCCAGCTCAAGCAGGGCAACATCTCGGTCATCTCCAGCCAGCTCGACAACGAGCAAAGTCGGGCGGCGGACATGGAACGGGCCGGCCGTGAAATTCCCGAAGCCACCCTGGAAAAAATCCGGCGGCTGGGTTTGCAGATTCGGGAGCTGGAGCAGGAAATCGCCGCACAAAACCGGGAAATCGAGGAATTGCGCGAAGCCTTCGAGGCCGATATCAAGCGGCTTGAGGAAGTAACCGGTGAACAGCGAACATTGCCGCTAGAGCCGGCCAGCAAAGCCAACTGA
- the pyrE gene encoding orotate phosphoribosyltransferase, which yields MYDYQQQFIEFAIRRNVLRFGEFTLKSGRTSPYFFNAGLFNTGDDLLQLSKAYAAAIARSGLDYDIIFGPAYKGIPLATVTAMALATDGNSKAFAFNRKEKKDHGEGGNIVGAPLQGKVLIVDDVITAGTAIRESIDLIRAAGAEPAGVLIALDRQEKGNGELSAIQEVEKEFGIPVVSIIRLEQVLDYLKANPEFAGHAEKVASYRERYGV from the coding sequence ATGTACGACTATCAGCAACAATTTATCGAGTTTGCCATCCGCCGGAACGTACTGCGCTTTGGTGAGTTCACGCTCAAGTCGGGCCGAACCAGCCCCTATTTCTTCAACGCAGGGTTGTTCAACACCGGGGACGACCTGCTTCAGTTAAGCAAGGCCTATGCCGCCGCGATAGCACGCAGCGGGCTGGATTATGACATTATTTTCGGCCCTGCCTATAAGGGCATTCCGTTGGCCACCGTCACCGCGATGGCGCTGGCTACAGACGGTAACAGCAAAGCCTTTGCCTTCAACCGCAAGGAGAAGAAAGATCATGGTGAGGGCGGCAATATTGTCGGCGCACCACTTCAAGGCAAGGTGCTGATCGTCGATGATGTCATTACCGCGGGCACTGCCATCCGCGAATCCATCGATCTCATCCGGGCCGCGGGTGCCGAACCCGCCGGTGTGCTCATCGCCCTGGACCGCCAGGAAAAAGGCAACGGCGAGCTGTCTGCCATCCAGGAAGTGGAAAAGGAGTTCGGCATTCCAGTGGTGAGCATCATTCGCCTGGAACAGGTTCTGGACTACCTGAAGGCCAACCCGGAGTTCGCCGGGCACGCCGAAAAGGTGGCCAGTTATCGGGAACGTTACGGAGTCTGA
- a CDS encoding exodeoxyribonuclease III, whose translation MRVVSISVNGLAQAVEKGFFDWLAQQDADVVCVQDHRMRAYEIEDYNLIPEGYEAYFIDGEKNEDGGVGIYTRHFPKAIMYGFANEQADREGRFIQADFDKVSVACVLAPCALGREEELTGEDDLTVLDHKDEFMESFGLHMQKTLRKRRQFIFCANLQTAHHVTDASPLYHKLDFSGFLPHERAWLDRLFDEMGCIDGFREVNKQSNQFTWWPEQAEGSRKNAGIRVDYQLLTPGIRKTIEDGWIDDSTRFSDHAPVIMDYDIEIGF comes from the coding sequence ATGCGGGTAGTATCAATCAGCGTCAACGGCCTCGCTCAGGCTGTTGAAAAGGGCTTTTTCGACTGGCTGGCGCAGCAGGATGCTGACGTAGTCTGCGTTCAGGACCATCGCATGCGGGCCTACGAGATTGAGGACTACAACCTGATTCCGGAAGGCTACGAGGCCTACTTTATTGATGGCGAGAAAAACGAGGATGGCGGTGTTGGTATCTACACCCGGCATTTCCCGAAAGCCATCATGTACGGGTTTGCCAATGAGCAGGCGGACCGCGAAGGCCGTTTTATCCAGGCGGACTTTGACAAGGTCTCAGTTGCCTGCGTCCTTGCACCCTGTGCCCTCGGCCGTGAAGAAGAGCTGACCGGCGAAGACGACCTGACGGTGCTGGACCATAAGGACGAGTTCATGGAGTCCTTCGGTCTGCATATGCAGAAGACGCTGCGCAAACGCCGGCAGTTTATTTTCTGTGCCAACCTCCAGACCGCTCATCACGTAACAGACGCGAGCCCCCTGTACCACAAACTGGACTTCTCCGGTTTCCTGCCCCATGAGCGAGCCTGGCTTGATCGCCTGTTTGATGAGATGGGATGTATAGACGGGTTTCGGGAAGTGAACAAGCAGAGCAACCAGTTTACCTGGTGGCCGGAGCAAGCCGAAGGTTCCCGCAAGAACGCCGGTATCCGTGTGGATTACCAGCTACTGACGCCGGGGATTCGCAAGACCATCGAGGATGGCTGGATTGACGACTCAACCCGGTTCTCCGATCACGCACCGGTGATCATGGATTACGATATCGAAATCGGCTTCTGA
- the rph gene encoding ribonuclease PH, giving the protein MRPSGRTPEQPRDIRITRNYTRHAEGSVLVEFGDTKVICTASVENKVPPFLRGEGKGWITAEYGMLPRSTGSRMGREAARGKQGGRTVEIQRLIGRSLRAAVDLTALGEHSITIDCDVIQADGGTRTAAITGGCVALVDALNYLVTEKRLKKSPLKQMVAALSVGVYKGTPVLDLDYPEDSEAETDMNVIMTDRGGFIEIQGTAEGAPFDQSELDSMLTLAKQGIEQLFEIQKAALEV; this is encoded by the coding sequence ATGCGTCCAAGCGGCAGAACGCCCGAACAACCCAGAGATATCCGAATTACCCGCAATTACACCCGCCACGCCGAAGGTTCGGTGTTGGTGGAATTCGGCGACACCAAGGTTATCTGCACCGCCTCCGTCGAAAACAAGGTGCCCCCGTTCCTGAGGGGCGAAGGCAAGGGCTGGATCACCGCCGAATACGGCATGCTGCCCCGCTCCACAGGCAGCCGCATGGGCCGGGAAGCCGCCCGCGGCAAACAGGGCGGCCGCACCGTTGAAATCCAGCGCCTGATCGGCCGCTCCCTGCGTGCCGCAGTCGATCTGACCGCCCTCGGGGAACACTCCATCACCATCGATTGCGACGTCATACAGGCCGATGGCGGCACCCGCACAGCGGCCATTACCGGCGGCTGCGTGGCACTGGTGGATGCCCTGAATTACCTGGTTACCGAGAAGCGCCTGAAAAAATCACCTCTGAAACAAATGGTTGCCGCACTGTCGGTGGGTGTTTACAAGGGTACGCCGGTGCTGGATCTGGACTACCCGGAAGACTCCGAAGCCGAAACCGACATGAATGTGATCATGACTGACCGGGGTGGTTTCATTGAAATTCAGGGAACGGCGGAAGGCGCACCGTTTGACCAGTCAGAACTGGACAGCATGCTGACTCTGGCCAAACAGGGTATTGAGCAGTTGTTTGAGATTCAGAAGGCGGCGCTGGAAGTCTGA
- a CDS encoding YicC/YloC family endoribonuclease: protein MIRSMTAFARQDVQGDWGTLTCEIRAVNHRYLEPSFRLPEAFRDLENRFREELRKQLKRGKVDVSMRLQSADNVAQGFEISEEMAQAVNEAANHINRMLDNPAHINALDILRWPGVLSVPEQDYGPAKEAATGLFEQTVAELASVREREGERLRPLFEDRLKTMAELVAEVRSRMPELLEAQERGLRDRFEKVRVELDPDRVAQEMVMLAQKSDVAEELDRLDAHISEVADTLKSEEAIGRRLDFLMQELNREANTLSSKSIDAGVTRIAVDLKVLIEQLREQVQNLE from the coding sequence ATGATCCGAAGTATGACCGCATTTGCCAGGCAGGATGTCCAGGGAGACTGGGGTACGCTGACCTGTGAGATCCGGGCGGTGAACCACCGGTACCTGGAGCCGTCGTTCCGCCTTCCCGAGGCCTTCCGGGACCTTGAAAACCGGTTCCGGGAGGAGCTGCGCAAGCAATTGAAGCGGGGCAAGGTGGATGTTTCCATGCGGCTTCAGTCCGCCGATAACGTGGCCCAGGGGTTCGAGATCAGCGAGGAGATGGCGCAGGCGGTGAATGAGGCTGCCAATCACATCAACCGGATGCTCGACAACCCCGCCCATATCAATGCGCTCGATATTCTTCGCTGGCCCGGGGTGTTGTCTGTGCCGGAGCAGGACTATGGCCCGGCGAAAGAGGCAGCCACCGGCCTGTTTGAGCAAACCGTTGCCGAACTGGCCTCGGTGCGGGAACGGGAAGGCGAGCGCCTGCGGCCGTTGTTCGAGGATCGCCTGAAAACCATGGCGGAGCTGGTCGCGGAAGTGCGCAGCCGCATGCCGGAGCTGCTTGAGGCTCAGGAGCGGGGGCTTCGGGACCGGTTCGAGAAGGTAAGGGTTGAACTGGATCCGGACCGGGTGGCCCAGGAAATGGTGATGCTGGCCCAGAAAAGCGACGTGGCGGAAGAGCTGGACCGGCTGGATGCCCATATCAGCGAAGTGGCGGATACCTTGAAAAGCGAGGAGGCCATCGGTCGGCGACTGGATTTCCTGATGCAGGAGTTGAACCGCGAGGCCAACACGCTAAGCAGCAAGAGCATTGACGCCGGAGTCACCCGGATCGCCGTGGACCTGAAAGTGCTGATTGAGCAGTTGCGGGAGCAGGTGCAGAACCTGGAGTAA